Part of the Trichoderma asperellum chromosome 1, complete sequence genome is shown below.
TTAGTTCTGATAGTCCTGGTTAGTAGTATTGCCTAGTGCTAGTATCCGTCTATGTATGGGAGGCGTTGCGAATCTTGCTTCGCTGCTCTGATCATCGCCCGggtaagaaaagaaaaccgcCACAGCCAAGAACAtcgaagaaaagcaaaatcCCATCCCGAATCTGGATCGGCATTTCCAAAATCACCGTTGAACTAGGTCTTCGACGATGATTCTcccaagcttcttctcgtccttcttcttctcttctccccacCAAAACATCCCACACGCTGAGGTCAAGACCAGCCCGGCCCAGTCCAGCCCAACCTAAAGGACGCCTTTTCCCATCCTCCATCCGATTCGCTCAAGctcagcctcctcttctcccccctcccttgTTCCCACATGCACATTAACCTGCAGATTTATAGCACGCAAGGCTCAAAATCACACAAAACCGCACTTCTGTTGCAGTCTGAACCACCTTTACTCCCAGTGATGCATCCATGACGTCACCGCTAATCTATCCTCAACCCACTTAGCTCTTTCAAAAACAGCCCTCATCGACCAAATCATGACAAGTACCATGTACATCATGTGACACAATAGTCCTCGCTAAAAAGGCGATGTGAATAAGTTCCAGGTACGGCAGTTCTGCTTCACAACCGATTCGACTGTCTAAACTCAGGAACGGGCCACCTCCGCTCATCGAAATAATGGCCGTGAATCGGCTTCAAAGCCACTCTGGAGATTTTGCTCCGGGTTCTTCCCACCTCAATTttacctatttttttttccaactaGAGCCCACTTCATTGTGTCACCGCTAAACAGCAATTCCAAGATATCCAAGTTATCTGGCATTACACCGGCATCACTATCATGTGTCGGTGGACTGCATGGAACGCTGCATCACCGCACTCAACTTTACACATGCATGAAATGGCAGTTTGCAAGCATCGTCACATGCCGCCGAATGTACAGGTGAAAAATCATTTTAATTCAATTCAATATTGGACGTTCATCATGTAGGAAGAGAGAGCCGTTTCCCATCCCTCCCCATTAAGTGATTTCTGTATGTTCGAATTTCGAGGAGCTTCCTCGGCGGCTTCTACAACAGGAAATGCCACTTCCAGGTCCTCGCCAGCCCATTAGAGATTCTACTCAGAGACGTCCAGCGGCTCAATATTCCAAATTTCCTCAGCGTACTCGTTAATGCAGCGGTCGCTGGTGAAGAAGCCCATTCGGGCTACGGACATGATGCACTTGGTCACCCACTCATCCTGGTTCTTGTAGGCCTCGTCAACGAGAGCGTGTGTCTCAATGTAGCTGTGGAAGTCATCTGATACCAGGTAGTAGTCACCGTGGTCTCTGACGGCAGCAATCAAGGCACTAAAGTCATTGGGCATGCCAAAGGTACCCTTCTCAATCTCAACAAAGACCTTCTCCAAGTCGGGGTCGATAGTGTGAGAGCCAAAGTTGTGGTTATGGCGCAGGTCTTCCACGTCCTCAGCAAGATTTCCAAACAAGAAGATGTTGCTGTCGCTGATTTCACGAGTGATTTCAATCTATCATAAGGCGTTAGTTAATAGGGCCGGGGGCAGCGCAGCAGGATCGATTGGCTCTTACATTGGCACCGTCGCATGTTCCGATGATAAGACCTCCGTTGAGGACAAACTTCATGTTGCTTGTACCAGACGCCCTATTTTATCTCAGTTAGACTCTTATCGTTCAACAGGATACGCCACTCCTAGCATCAACTCACTCTGTGCCTGCAGTGGAAATGTGCTCGCTGATATCGGAGGCAGGGATGATCATCTCGGCCTTGCTGACGTTGTAATCTTCGAGGAAAATAACTTTGAGGAGATCGCCAATGTCTGCATCTTTGTTGACAACTTCGCCGACAGCGTTGATCAAGTGAATAATCTGCTTAGCCATCCAATAGCCGGGAGCAGCCTTGCCACCAAAGATGGTGACACGGGggagctgcttcttcctctcttcagGACTCAGCGCCTTGAGAGTCAGGTATCGGTGGATGACTCCGAAAATATTGAGCTGCTGACGCTTGTATTCGTGAATTCGCTTGACTTGCACGTCGAATAAGGCTGCGGGGTTGACTGATAAACCAAGTGTGCTCTGGATGTACTTGGCCAAGCGGACCTTGTTGGCGTACTTGATCTCAGCCCACTCTTTGCGGAAAGCTTTATCCTTGGCAAAAGCCTCAAGCTTGTTGAGAACAGTCAGGTCCTTGAGGAAGTTATCACCACCGCACTTGGAGGCAATCAGCTCAGACAAGCGGGGGTTGGCCTGGTGCAGCCAACGTCTGGGGGTGATACCGTTGGTTACGTTGGTGAACTTGTCCGGGCCGTAGATCTCCACAAAGTCTTTGAAGATAGTCGACTTGATCAAGTCCGAGTGCAGCTCAGCCACACCGTTGACCTTGTGGGAACCAACAATAGCCAAGAAGGCCATTCTCACCATCTTTGGCTGGCTCTCCTCAATGATGGAGACTCGGCTAAGCAAATCTCTGTCATTAGGGAAGGCCTTTTCGACCTTTTGCAGGAAGAACAGATTAATATCATAGATAATCTGAAGATGTCTGGGCAAGAGATGCTGAAACAATCCCACAGGCCACTTCTCGAGGGCTTCCGGGAGCACAGTATGGTTAGTGTAGCCAAACTACACAAGCAAGTCGGGTTAGCGGATGTCTTATCTAGAGCACACCTTTTTCGCCAGAAGAAACTTACCGTGGCAGTAACAATATTCCATGCTTCATCCCATTGCAAGCCCTCAATATCAACCAGAATACGCTGCAGCTCGACAATGGCAAGAGTAGGGTGAGTGTCGTTGAGTTGGATAGCGACTTGGTCGGGGAATTCCTTCCAGGGGCGCTTGGACTTCTTGAAGCGGCGCACAATATCATACAGAGAGGCCGCCACCCAGAAGTATTGCTGCTTCAGTCGCAGTTCTTTACCCTGGTCCAAGTTGTCGTTGGGATACAGCACGGCGCTAATGGACTCGGCTCGCTGCTGGTCTGCGACTGCGCCTTCGTAGTCGCCATTGTTGAATTTAGGGAAATCAAACTCGCCTCCAGACGCCTTGCTAGACCAGAGCCTCAGGTTGTTTGTTGTTGGGGTCGCGTAGCCAGGAATAGGCACATCGTAggcaacagcatcaacgaTGTCACCACCCTCCCAGACGCTGACGGTCTTACCGTCCTCCCTGGTGTGCTTACGGACCTTGCCATAGAATTGGATCTAACAACCAGAGTGTAAGCTTCATGTCAAGACGTTCATTCTTTTTCATGTCTGTTTTTATCTTACATTGACCGTGATGTCGTGACGTGGGAACTCCCAGGGGTTAAAGTCCAGCCAATAGTCGGGCACTTCGACCTGGTAGCCGTCGATGATTTCCTGTTTGAAGATACCGTATCTGTAGCGAAGACCGTAGCCCCATGCGGGGTAGTTGAGAGTAGCCAAGCTGTCGAGGAAGCAAGCAGCAAGTCGACCTAAGCCACCGTTGCCCAGACCTGCGTCATGCTCCTGGCTAATGATGTCCTCAATTCTAAACCCAAGCTCAGAGAGACCGTCTGCGTTGCAGTTGGTTAGCAAAGTCATGCCATAATGAAGAGCAGGAAAGCAATGGAGCAAGTGTGTGAACAATACTTACCCTTGGCCACATTTTTCAATCCTACGTTGAGCATGGCATTGTCCAAAGTCCTTCCCATCAAGAACTCCAGACTCAAGTAATAAACACGCTTGGTGTCGCGGAACGTCTGGCGCTGCTGAGTCTTGTTCCAATCGGTGATGAGGCGATCACGGAAAGCCAGACTGGTGGCCGAGTACGCAGCGGTCTCATCGCAGTTAAACATGCTACGCGCCAGGGTGGTCTCGACGTGGCGGACAACCTCCTTCTCAAAGCCATCCTTGTCGGTGATGCTCTTGACTTGGTTTCGCCTCCATGCTTCGCGCTGGGGTTCGGGGATTGAGGCTGAAGAAAGAAGTGATTGTTAGCAGATGGATTGAAACGTTCTGTCCTTGTTTTTTGTCCACTCTTTTGACTAAACATGGCGTGCTGGTGGATAACAGATCAGATCATCCAACGCCGGTGTTAGTTGCACGATGAGCCCCGCCAGACCGGGCGAGcttcccctcccccgcccTACAGTGGATGTCAGATGCGCGCCCGATCAAGGCCGCCATCCACATGCTGGGATCAATTGGCCGAGATGGTCTGCCCAGCCAGTGGACGTATGCAGCTCAATTGAATCGCGAcagaagaaacaagcagcAAATAACAAGAGGAAAATGCCATCACAAACCTTCGACGTGCTTGATTTCTCCGGCACCGAAACCCGTAAAAGTTCTCCTGTGCTTGGGCCGAGAGATGCCCGCAGGACCAACAGCTCCCTGGATGTCCACCAGGGGAGCTCCGGTGGAGGGGCGACGCTCGCGCGTGGGCAGAGGCTGCTTGGTGGCCATTGGGAGAATGGCTGCCGATCAGAGACGGGACTCGAATTAGCAAATCTAGGCTCTTTGTAACAATACTgcagaggaaagaagaatgcCAAAGAAGGGGCAGAAGAGATGGGACACgcaacagaagaagaagaaaagatggtgATAAAAGGAGATGGGCAAGAGGGAAGTGAGATTGCGAGTCTAGAGGGGAGGAGAGTTATCAGGCAACTTACATCAGCTCAGCCCGTCCAAAGCTATGGCGGGGTAGCAACAGTGGGGTTATCAGAAGCTCCCAAAGCTACCGTCCGTTACGATAAAAGGCCCGACAAACAGTTGGGGAGCCAGCGGAAAGGGTCAATTGTAGACGGGGAAAGTCCTCGGAAGgctgggagagaagagagggaaaatgaatcagaagaagaagaagcagaagagaaagaaggcgagagagaaaaggtgaAGAGGAGCGACCAAAGAAGgaggggaagaggagaggaccAAGCGAGCTTTAGGTACCAATTGACGGCGGATAGAGGGGGAGGGGTTAGCAAGAGAGAAGTAAGGCGATGCTGCCCTCCATCAAGGGACCCTCTGCGCCGGTTGCATTAGGTAGCCATGCCAGTGCTGCTCGGTCAATCAAGTTTCTTGTCGATAGGAGGGTCCggcgtcatcatcagcagcaaccaTCATCCGGCACAAACCCTGTTCGGCGCGCTTCGTATCCGATCGTCGAGGACGGTAGCACCGGCTGTGGTAGAGAAACGCGCCAATTAGTCGCCGCAGATACGAGATTTGGTTGCCAAAAGCCTTCTGAGATCGCTGTAATTTCAACAAGATATAATTGCAATACGCGTCACACCATAAGGCGATATaatgaaaataataaaatatcaTGTATCACTAATATAGAGGTACTAATTTTTATACATCTTGCACTTGGATACTACTTAGTACCTACCTGGTAATGGTATCTAAAACCTCAACTGATCTTGTACCTGTCCGTCACTCCAGCGCGTGCAACAGAGTGCTACAATAGCCAGCCATATTTCCCTCTCCCGATGACGTTGGGCAACAACATAACAGAAGCACTCCGGCCTAAATAGAAataacacacacacaagGCTCATTAATAGGTATACATGACGGCtactgcatcatcatcaatcacaCCACTCCAGCCTGAGCACGCAGGTTGGCCGCCGCTGTGTGGGGCCTTCAATGCCCGCCATGCCGTCGAGAATCTTTGACTGTTGAATTGCTCTTGGGTAAGTATGCGTATGCACGGATGGATGGGGTCAGGTCGAAACAGAGGCCAAGATGCCTAACGGGAGCGAAGCTCAAACATCTCGACTCCATCCACGTACACAGCAACGCGCGACACACGTTCTAGATCTGTAGTATTTTGAGGAATTAGCCTATTGCCCTGCATTCATCTAAAGGCGACAGTTGCCCAACAGCCCCCTTTCTTCAGTAGGTACCCAACTCCTTCTACAATATGAGTTGTGAGACACCAACAGCTTGGCACGTAAACTCCCCCAAGCTTGAGGGGCAATTATCAAACATGAAAGCGGAAATCCAAATGCAATCAATCTGTATCAAGACATTATTAAACAAAGAGCGCAGCAAATTAATACTTATTCGGGCACATATCAAGTTACCTATCCAATAACACCAACCTCCGCCCAATCCCAAGCGTCCAGCGGGTACGCAACAGCTCAAAACAAAGCTGcaataatagtagtagtaataatagtaaaacaGTAAAacatctcttctttttgttgtcTCGGTACCTCcacaaaagaaaacatcCTCCCGAGCTCGTTCCAAACACGCATTCCTATCCGCCACCTCTCATTTGCTCAACTCCGGACACGAGAATCACCACAAAGCCGCGTCTCCAGAGTTAGGCCGTGTCCACGTCCAACCTCTAGCACTGAAGCTGTGGTTGAGTTCGCTTTTTGCGCTTCTTCTCAGTCACCTGTGGTGTCTAATTGCCGTCGTTTCAGTTTCCTTTTCTACTTCGCCGCTGCTCCTCCACCCTCAAAGCGAATTATCGTGAACACCGTTTCATCATTTAACCCTAATATCAAGACACCAACCAGAGGCGGCTATCCCATGCCAACCGTTCGCTATAAGTCCGCCGCGCGAGATATAAACTCGTAGTTGCcgacacaaaaaaaagaaagaaaaaaaaatccacacataaaagggaaaggaaagagagaagagcgagaGGAAAAGATTGAGTGAATGAGTGACCGCGCCATGCTAAGTGATTATAATAGATGATAGAAAAGCAGCCCAATCGGGTCATAACGCGCTTTAGATCTCCGTGGGTCCTAACCAGTCCCTGAAAAGGAACTTCCGCTGAACCGCAATAAAATATGAAGAAATTAGAGGGGGGAAAGAGCGTGTGATTAAGAGGTCTTCCATATTCGCGCATGTGCCATCGATGGAGAGTATTGCATGGCGTGAACCAGATCAATTCTGGTCGGTGAGAATAAGCGCACCAGAAAGCCGCGCGATATTCGAACGCCACGCCACTTCTCTCAGAGCGGAAAGCGAGCTGTTGTTGATGGTGTATTGATGAACATTCAGAGCACCaaataagcttaaagaattCCCGAATCCTTTAGCGCGTTATTCAATATGGTCTCCTTAACTGCTGCGAAAACCAGCCGGATATTTGATGTATCGGTGGCCTGGGTTAGACTGTGTTGGACAAATTCTGTTAGCCCGCTGCGTAAAGTAGTAGATACGCTCTCTGCCTGCTTCACTTACTGTGGATATAGGTTAAGGTGTGCTCTGTTGACTTGATTAAATCTCCATAGCAGATACTTGGCTGCCTTGTTGACATCGGTACCACCAGTGTAATCGGGGAAGAAGTTGGATAGAGGCGAGCGGCCCAGTTTCTGCTTGAAAATGTCCACCTTGTTCAGGAAGAGAATGATGCTTGTTCTCATGAACCAGCGTGAGTTGACAACCGAGTCGAACAGTAATAAGCTTTCCATCATGCGGTTCTGCGTTCACCACCCGAAGTCAGCATTACCCTCGCACGCTTGCATTGCCCATTCGAGCCATGAAGCTCTCTAGCTTTCTGTTGCGCGACCTACCTGACTGCTCTCTTCGAGGAGAACTTGATCGTATTCGCTCAGCGCAACACAGAAAATGATCGATGTAACGTTCTCGAAGCAGTGTATCCACTTCTTTCGTTCACTCCTTTGCCCGCCAACATCAAACATGCTAAAGAAAAACGATCAGCGGCCCGTTGTTAAAATGTTTCAAAGCCAATGCTTCAACATACTGGATGCTAAGTTGTCCCATTTGGAAGCGCGTTTCGTAGATGCCGGTGGTTTTTGTACGGGCGCGCAATACGTCCATCTCGTTAGGTAAATAATCGGGAGCGGCAATGCGCATTGCTTCCTGGAAGAAACTACAGAGACGTTGGGGTCAGAATCCGGGCAGCAGTCAATTTCGCGCGTCACTGCGACCTGCGCGCGGCATAGCGATGATGTAACTTACTATTCTGCAGAATCCATCAAATAAAACTCCGTCTGATGTTCCATCAGCTGCTCTTTCGCCGGGTCGTTCCATATGGCCTGCACAGCGAGGCCCACCTTCGGGTCGATGTGAGCCTGCGGCCCGGATTCTGCTTGGTAGTCTATTAAAAAGTCGGCGTGCGCTCTGTTTTCTTCATGTGCCAGCTCTATGTTAAACTGCTGCATGGCAGTTATGACAGCTTTGGCACATTCGACCAGATTTTTGAAAACGGTCGGTCTGTAGTTGTACAGATCCTCTTCTGAGTATCCCTTCAGGTGGATAATTTTCATCTGCTTGACAATGGTCGACTTTCCACTCTCACCAGAACCtagattaaaaataaataagaaagATGGAAAGGCGAGGGATTGGGATGCGGCCACACGTCGACCGCCGTGTCCGAAACATACCTAGCAGCAGGATCTTGCATTCTTTCCGTAACCTTTTCGAGTCCTCGTCCAGCTCTTTGTCGATGGCCTGGctcctctttttctgctcTACCTCGTCATTGTTCGAGCTCATGCAGCCGCCCATGGTGGGCGATTGTGCACGCTTCTGTGTTTGGCGAGACTGTCGGCGTTCTTTAAGGACTTGGCGAATCGGTAGGCGAAGCGATTTGGATCCAAAAGGTGGGTTTGCCATGCAGCCAATTACACACGCATAAAGCAGCGATAAATAGCTGCTGAGAAAATGGTGGCGgcaatgatgatgttgtCTGCTCTTGTTCAAATACTTAATCTTTCTCTACTCTCGAGTTTGGTAGTTGCCGCTGGTTGAAAGGGGGGCAACAAAAGTCGGTATCCTTCTGATAGAGTAGTTGAGCTGGGGGGTTGAAGTTTAGCGGAGCGTTCGGCAGaaaatggcggcggcggatgcGGCAGAGGTGATTGAAAGGTCAGCAGaaccagctgcagcaggtTGCGGGGAGTTGAGagtgaagatggaagaagacgaggccgGCGATGAGGCCGGCGAAGCAGTTGTTTGGCAGGCTGGCAATGATGAAAGGCGTCAGAAGTCCGGGCCGGGGCGACAGAAGACGGTGCAAGATTCGGCGCGCGGAAGCAGCCTCGTGAACGAGGAGGTTTGGATTCTTTTGCTCGGGAGGAGCTGAGGCTTTGGCGTGCGCACAGGCGTGAGGCGTGTGAAAGTCAGTGCTACCCCGTCGCTTTCCAGGTACAAGCACTAGAGCACGGGATCCAATccaatctgctgctgcgaagcTCTGTGGATCCGGTCCAGGGCGTGTCTGTAGCGTGGGCTGGAGACCAAATGATGACAGGTCGGGCGGAACAGTGGCACCAATTGGCGCTGGCggtgatgctggtgctggggTGGAGGCAAGCCCGGATTCCTCCCCAGCCTGTTCTCTGCAGACGTCAGCGTCGAGGGTGCCAAGCACAGCACATTGGCGGTGCTATGCTACTTGCAGTATACTGTTCTGTAGTAGCCTGACTAATGTACGAGCAGCCTTTGGACTGATGATTAACCGAATGGAAAAGGGCTGGTGGGACGAGGCGGCCGCgcaggaagagcagcagacTCCAAGGTGGGTGAGGCAGGGCGAGTTTGTGAAAGATGGGCTTCGTTGGCGTTTGCCTGATAAGGATGCGATGCAGGAGCCGGACCGCTCTCGAATAAGCGGCGCAGTAGGTATTGGAGAAGGTATCGATACAAGTTGGATGCCTGCTCGGCAGCGGTAACTGCCCTACAAGGGGCGGCTGAAAGAGCCCGCACCAGCCTACATTGGCACTCGCGTCTAGGGTCGCGTCCGTACTGCTACCAATGGACTGTTTAACAAATGTGCAGGGCAGTACGGTATACAGTTATCAGTAGCATAACGCCAACAGAGAAGCACAAGGCACGAGCATCGGAGAAAGGACGAAAGGAAGAACAAGACTTGCGGCCAACGTTCAAAATGGCAATCGGAAACAGCAACTTGTAAGTGCGTCTGAGACACgcctgaagctgctggccaaaaggcaaaaagggtGATGTTGGCTGCCCACCCGTTTTGCAATTCCCCAGGCTATTGAGCCACCATTGAACACCCCATCGAAACTTTGCCTTTGTCGCTACCATTCATCTGGAAATACGGAGCACATGCTAATGCTAGGTACGGGCACGTTACGGCCTTGTTGCTGCTAAATAGGCGCCATGTCTTTGGCGAGCTCCTACAATGTCTTAGCTCTATGCTTCAATTACACAATTTCCCGTTCACGATGGAGCAGGTACCCGGCTATCGCGTCCTTGGCTCGCACCCGCAGGCAAAGCTCGCACCCGCTCCTACGCCGCATTCTGCCTGGCACTGCGATTTTTTAACCTCAACTCTACTTTCGCATGGCGCTCCGCGATTGGTAAATCTCTTCGGCCACACTGCGCAAACTCTCGCGGGAATGCAATGCTAATGCCATGCTATTAGCCACTGCGCACAAAGTATTCTCTCCCATCCGTCGGCCGAATCGCTGTCCCTGCCTGTGTGGCTGGGAGCCTCCAATCTCATCTCTCACATGCGGTCTCAAAGCACGTCGCATTTGCATGCTCGTACCTACATATGGCCAGCGTATACCTACATCCGCCGGTGCCTCATGTACGAAGCACGGGGTGCGAAAGGCCTGTGTGTATCATTCTCGACTCGCATGCACGGAGTGCCTCCAAGCAGCCTATAACGTGTTCGTGGCAGCCTTTCTTCGCCTCAAATGTCTCTCGTCTGCAGCATCGCAAGCCCGCTGGGCGGCGAATAGCGCCCACGCTCAAGCCCACCCACAGGGGTGAAGGATGAGCTCTGGCGCCCATTCAAATTTCAGCATCACTGAGAGGCTTCGACACCTGATCCGATTGCCTCGCCTTGTGCCTTATCACGCTGCGCTTTGCTTCCCCCATTTCTGCGTCCCCACAGCGCTATGCCCGTGGTGGCTACTCGCCGCCGTCCGGCTTCAGCATCAGCGCGCAGCTACTCTCCACAGCAGGCAAGACGACACGCACCAAGCAGTTGAATGGCACAGCTTTAAGCTACTCTCCCTTCCAGGGGGCCcgtgagaaagagaaaacttGAGACCATCGCATATCCACCCCACATGCCGACCCAGTACCCCAGCGAATTCCTTCAGCAACGACCAACCAGCGTGCGCCAGAGTCGCTCTAGACGCAGGAGAAGCGATTCGCAGGAGGTGCCAATATACACTAGGGACGCGTCTCGTACAGTGCTGCTACCCACCTATGAAAGTAGGATAGACAGGTATTGCTTGGCAAGCTTTGGCAAGCTTGGCTCCCCGCCAGGCCAGGAGAGCTACGAGAACGTATATCAAGTTCGAATGAATCCCTCTTAAAGAGAGCTGCTTCATGGCGCCGAGGAATATTACCCAGGAGGTGGTAAGCTCGCGTTCCAACAGCATCGATGCAGAAACCTCCGAGGCCACGTGCGTGTCACGGCCAACACCCAGCCACAAAAGCACAAAGCTTGTTGTTGGTGCTAATGCGTTCAGTTATACCGAGCACATGCTAGCAATCAGCATTGGCAGCAGACCGAAAAACATGTCAGTTTTCCAGCATTTTCATTGCCTATGCAGCCGACATCTGACAGCATGTCGATTACGGTGCACTCGTAATCGGATGCCTGCCTCTATCACTTGTGGTACCAGCAGCGTGGTGCTCGGGAGAACAGGGTGAGGACGGACCTCCTGCATGGCCTGCAATGATATCCTTGCGCGTTCTAAAATAAGGCCGCTGCAATGAGGGCGCTGCAATGTCAGTTTCGCTTGGGATTCCAAAGATATTCGTACAAGCACGGCGCTTCCGGCAATCGAAATTACAGTGCACAGCGCTGAAAGATCCGTGTTCAGCCTCCAAATATAGATACTATGTACCAGTTTGCGGAAACTTATCCATGGCGAAGGGATCAACCCAATGCGAGCCAATGCATACTTAATCGCCGCTCGGCGTCAAGCGTCAAACGCAGTGCAGAAACAGCTGAGCTGACTTCATTTCGGACCGTGAGAGGCTCCATATTTAATGGTAGGTAATTAATACCTAATCATGATTATGAAAGATCCTAGCCCATTCGGACACAGCTATAGGTCAGCCTCACTGCCAGCTCTAGGGCCCTGGAATGCAAATTATCGGGTTGTCTTTGGTGTTTTCCACAGGGCACTGTCTGCTGCTATTACATGGTAGTACATATACACATGCTTCATCCTTCGTGGCGGATGACTCTTTAATTCCCCGCACAGTCAGCTCTGAGATTAGAGGCGGATCATGAAATTCGCCCGCAGTGCTACCTTCAGTTGCGGATGGAATTGGCTGAAAATAGCGAGCGTGAATCGGATCATATCTTCTGCCACCTCCTGGAAATGATTCCTCGTCGGTGTCAGCCGCGCCCGCTCGCAAACTTTACAGCTTACTCATTAGGATACTACCCAGCTTTCGTACTCCACGTCCATGTACAAGTAGCACCTGCAAGGACATCTTTGGTAGCCCGAGGACAGTCATGGTAGGAGTCCGCCGCCGATCGCC
Proteins encoded:
- the GPH1 gene encoding Non-essential glycogen phosphorylase (CAZy:GT35), whose protein sequence is MATKQPLPTRERRPSTGAPLVDIQGAVGPAGISRPKHRRTFTGFGAGEIKHVEASIPEPQREAWRRNQVKSITDKDGFEKEVVRHVETTLARSMFNCDETAAYSATSLAFRDRLITDWNKTQQRQTFRDTKRVYYLSLEFLMGRTLDNAMLNVGLKNVAKDGLSELGFRIEDIISQEHDAGLGNGGLGRLAACFLDSLATLNYPAWGYGLRYRYGIFKQEIIDGYQVEVPDYWLDFNPWEFPRHDITVNIQFYGKVRKHTREDGKTVSVWEGGDIVDAVAYDVPIPGYATPTTNNLRLWSSKASGGEFDFPKFNNGDYEGAVADQQRAESISAVLYPNDNLDQGKELRLKQQYFWVAASLYDIVRRFKKSKRPWKEFPDQVAIQLNDTHPTLAIVELQRILVDIEGLQWDEAWNIVTATFGYTNHTVLPEALEKWPVGLFQHLLPRHLQIIYDINLFFLQKVEKAFPNDRDLLSRVSIIEESQPKMVRMAFLAIVGSHKVNGVAELHSDLIKSTIFKDFVEIYGPDKFTNVTNGITPRRWLHQANPRLSELIASKCGGDNFLKDLTVLNKLEAFAKDKAFRKEWAEIKYANKVRLAKYIQSTLGLSVNPAALFDVQVKRIHEYKRQQLNIFGVIHRYLTLKALSPEERKKQLPRVTIFGGKAAPGYWMAKQIIHLINAVGEVVNKDADIGDLLKVIFLEDYNVSKAEMIIPASDISEHISTAGTEASGTSNMKFVLNGGLIIGTCDGANIEITREISDSNIFLFGNLAEDVEDLRHNHNFGSHTIDPDLEKVFVEIEKGTFGMPNDFSALIAAVRDHGDYYLVSDDFHSYIETHALVDEAYKNQDEWVTKCIMSVARMGFFTSDRCINEYAEEIWNIEPLDVSE
- the GNA3 gene encoding G protein alpha subunit, which codes for MANPPFGSKSLRLPIRQVLKERRQSRQTQKRAQSPTMGGCMSSNNDEVEQKKRSQAIDKELDEDSKRLRKECKILLLGSGESGKSTIVKQMKIIHLKGYSEEDLYNYRPTVFKNLVECAKAVITAMQQFNIELAHEENRAHADFLIDYQAESGPQAHIDPKVGLAVQAIWNDPAKEQLMEHQTEFYLMDSAEYFFQEAMRIAAPDYLPNEMDVLRARTKTTGIYETRFQMGQLSIHMFDVGGQRSERKKWIHCFENVTSIIFCVALSEYDQVLLEESSQNRMMESLLLFDSVVNSRWFMRTSIILFLNKVDIFKQKLGRSPLSNFFPDYTGGTDVNKAAKYLLWRFNQVNRAHLNLYPHLTQATDTSNIRLVFAAVKETILNNALKDSGIL